The proteins below are encoded in one region of Pseudomonas putida S13.1.2:
- the exaA gene encoding quinoprotein ethanol dehydrogenase: MTIRSLPALSPLALSVRALLLAGSLALGNVATAATPPAAPAGKSVTWEDIANDHLTTQDVLQYGMGTNAQRWSPLAQVNDQNVFKLTPAWSYSFGDEKQRGQESQAIVSDGVVYVTGSYSRVFALDAKTGKRLWTYNHRLPDNIRPCCDVVNRGAAIYGDKIYFGTLDARLIALDKHTGKVVWNKKFGDHSAGYTMTGAPVLIKDKTSGKVLLIHGSSGDEFGVVGQLFARDPDTGEEVWMRPFVEGHMGRLNGKDSTPTGDVKAPSWPDDPTTETGKVEAWSHGGGAPWQSASFDAETNTIIVGAGNPGPWNTWARTAKDGNPHDYDSLYTSGQVGVDPSTGEVKWFYQHTPNDAWDFSGNNELVLFDYKGKDGKVVKATGHADRNGFFYVVDRNNGKLQNAFPFVDNITWASHIDLKTGRPVENPGQRPAKPLPGETKGKPVEVSPPFLGGKNWNPMAYSQDTGLFYIPGNQWKEEYWTEEVNYKKGSAYLGMGFRIKRMYDDHVGTLRAMDPSTGKLVWEHKEHLPLWAGVLATKGNLVFTGTGDGFFKAFDAKTGKELWKFQTGSGIVSPPITWEQDGEQYIGVTVGYGGAVPLWGGDMAELTKPVAQGGSFWVFKIPSWDNKTAQR, translated from the coding sequence ATGACAATAAGATCGCTACCCGCCCTTTCCCCTCTGGCCTTGAGCGTGCGCGCCCTGCTACTGGCCGGTAGCCTGGCCTTGGGCAACGTGGCAACAGCGGCCACCCCACCTGCTGCACCTGCCGGCAAAAGCGTCACCTGGGAAGACATCGCCAACGACCACCTGACCACCCAGGACGTGCTGCAGTACGGCATGGGCACCAACGCCCAACGCTGGAGCCCACTGGCCCAGGTCAATGACCAGAACGTGTTCAAGCTGACCCCTGCCTGGTCCTACTCCTTCGGCGACGAGAAGCAGCGCGGCCAGGAGTCCCAGGCCATCGTCAGCGACGGCGTGGTCTACGTCACCGGCTCGTACTCGCGGGTATTTGCCCTCGATGCCAAGACCGGCAAACGCCTGTGGACCTACAACCACCGCCTGCCCGACAACATTCGCCCGTGCTGTGACGTGGTCAACCGCGGGGCGGCAATCTACGGCGACAAGATCTACTTCGGCACCCTCGACGCACGGCTCATCGCCCTCGACAAGCACACCGGCAAGGTGGTGTGGAACAAGAAGTTCGGCGACCACAGCGCCGGCTACACCATGACTGGCGCCCCGGTGCTGATCAAAGACAAGACCAGCGGCAAGGTGCTGCTGATCCATGGCAGCTCCGGCGATGAGTTCGGCGTAGTCGGCCAGCTGTTCGCCCGCGACCCGGACACTGGCGAAGAGGTGTGGATGCGGCCCTTCGTCGAAGGCCACATGGGCCGCCTGAACGGCAAGGACAGCACCCCGACCGGCGACGTCAAGGCGCCGTCCTGGCCAGACGACCCGACCACTGAAACCGGCAAGGTCGAAGCCTGGAGCCACGGCGGCGGCGCCCCTTGGCAAAGCGCCAGTTTTGATGCCGAGACCAACACCATCATCGTTGGCGCTGGCAACCCTGGCCCCTGGAACACCTGGGCGCGCACCGCCAAAGATGGCAACCCCCACGACTACGACAGCCTCTACACCTCGGGCCAGGTCGGTGTCGACCCCAGCACCGGCGAGGTGAAGTGGTTCTACCAGCACACGCCAAACGATGCCTGGGACTTCTCCGGCAACAACGAGCTGGTGCTGTTCGACTACAAGGGCAAGGACGGCAAGGTGGTCAAGGCCACCGGGCACGCCGACCGCAACGGCTTCTTCTACGTGGTGGACCGCAACAACGGCAAGCTGCAGAACGCCTTCCCGTTCGTCGACAACATCACCTGGGCCAGCCATATCGACCTGAAGACCGGACGCCCGGTAGAAAACCCCGGCCAGCGCCCGGCCAAGCCGCTGCCTGGTGAAACCAAGGGCAAACCGGTGGAAGTCTCGCCGCCGTTCCTGGGTGGCAAGAACTGGAACCCGATGGCCTACAGCCAGGACACCGGCCTGTTCTACATCCCGGGCAACCAGTGGAAAGAGGAATACTGGACCGAGGAAGTGAACTACAAGAAGGGCTCGGCGTACCTGGGCATGGGTTTCCGTATCAAGCGCATGTACGACGACCATGTCGGCACCTTGCGCGCCATGGACCCGAGCACCGGCAAGCTGGTGTGGGAGCACAAGGAGCACCTGCCGCTGTGGGCGGGCGTGCTGGCAACCAAGGGCAACCTGGTGTTCACCGGCACTGGCGACGGTTTCTTCAAGGCGTTCGACGCCAAGACGGGCAAGGAGCTTTGGAAGTTCCAGACCGGCAGCGGCATCGTCTCGCCGCCCATTACCTGGGAGCAGGACGGCGAGCAGTACATCGGCGTGACCGTGGGCTACGGCGGCGCCGTGCCGCTGTGGGGCGGCGACATGGCCGAGCTGACCAAGCCAGTGGCTCAGGGCGGCTCGTTCTGGGTATTCAAGATCCCGAGCTGGGACAACAAGACTGCGCAGCGTTGA
- a CDS encoding YVTN family beta-propeller repeat protein: MRRPLFHRALLYPSLLSGALALACGHAMAATAWVSNEKDNSLSLIDMQTLEVTETLPVGQRPRGLLLSHDNKLLYICASDSDRVQVMDVATRKIIKELPSGKDPEQFALHPNDRWLYVSNEDDALVTVIDTVTDKVLGQIDVGIEPEGMAVSPDGKWAVNTSETTNMLHWIDTSTQTLADSTLVDQRPRFVEFNKDGSRLWASAEIGGTVTILDVATRQVLKTLNFQIKGVHPDKVQPVGIKLSADGKYAFVALGPANHVAVIDAKTYEVLDYLLVGRRVWQLAFTPDQRQLLATNGVSSDVSVIDAKNLKVLKSVKVGRYPWGVVVTP, encoded by the coding sequence ATGCGCCGCCCTCTCTTCCACCGGGCCCTGCTTTACCCCAGCCTGCTGTCGGGCGCCCTGGCGCTGGCCTGCGGGCACGCTATGGCCGCCACTGCCTGGGTCTCCAACGAGAAGGACAACAGCCTCAGCCTGATCGACATGCAAACGCTGGAAGTCACCGAAACCTTGCCGGTGGGCCAGCGCCCGCGCGGCCTGCTGCTGTCACACGACAACAAGCTGCTGTACATCTGCGCCAGCGACTCGGACCGGGTGCAGGTGATGGACGTGGCCACCCGCAAGATCATCAAGGAACTGCCCTCCGGTAAAGACCCCGAGCAGTTCGCCCTGCACCCCAACGACCGCTGGCTGTACGTGTCCAATGAGGACGACGCGCTGGTGACGGTGATCGACACCGTCACCGACAAGGTGCTCGGGCAGATCGACGTGGGTATCGAGCCCGAAGGCATGGCGGTGAGCCCCGACGGCAAGTGGGCCGTCAACACCAGTGAAACCACCAACATGCTGCACTGGATCGACACCAGCACCCAGACCCTGGCCGACAGCACCCTGGTCGACCAGCGGCCGCGTTTCGTCGAGTTCAACAAGGACGGTTCGCGGTTATGGGCCTCGGCGGAAATCGGTGGCACGGTGACCATCCTCGACGTGGCCACGCGCCAGGTGCTGAAAACCCTGAATTTCCAGATCAAGGGCGTTCACCCGGACAAAGTCCAGCCAGTGGGTATCAAGCTCAGCGCCGATGGCAAGTACGCTTTCGTCGCCTTGGGCCCGGCCAACCATGTGGCGGTGATTGATGCCAAGACTTACGAGGTACTCGACTACCTGCTGGTCGGGCGGCGGGTCTGGCAGCTGGCGTTCACCCCGGACCAGCGCCAGTTGCTGGCCACCAACGGGGTCAGCAGCGACGTTTCGGTGATCGACGCGAAGAACCTCAAGGTGCTCAAGTCGGTGAAGGTCGGGCGCTACCCCTGGGGCGTGGTGGTAACACCATGA
- a CDS encoding PQQ-dependent catabolism-associated CXXCW motif protein — MPRALHPLLAALSLSLSLGVAHADTTPLFSAEGYRTTLYRSPTPQQVEGGQVIDTATLQRLLGQTPRPVLVDVYRRQWLQGRFIEDEPHSNLPGSLWLANTGDGELSPAWQDYFVRNLQKATAGQPEQPLIFYCRSDCWLSWNAVKRAKALGYNNLYWYRDGLDAWQQANLPLQPAQPVPFP; from the coding sequence ATGCCACGTGCCCTGCACCCTTTGTTGGCTGCCCTGTCGCTGAGCCTGTCGCTGGGCGTCGCCCACGCCGACACCACGCCGCTGTTCTCCGCCGAAGGCTATCGCACCACCCTCTATCGCAGCCCGACCCCGCAACAGGTCGAAGGTGGCCAGGTGATCGACACCGCCACGCTGCAACGCCTGCTGGGGCAGACTCCCAGGCCGGTGCTGGTTGACGTCTATCGCCGGCAATGGCTGCAAGGCCGATTCATCGAAGACGAGCCGCACAGCAACCTCCCCGGCAGCCTGTGGCTGGCCAACACCGGCGACGGCGAACTGAGCCCGGCCTGGCAGGACTACTTCGTGCGTAACCTGCAAAAAGCCACCGCCGGTCAGCCGGAACAACCGCTGATTTTTTACTGCCGATCCGATTGCTGGTTAAGCTGGAACGCGGTAAAACGCGCCAAAGCCCTGGGCTACAACAACCTGTACTGGTACCGCGACGGCCTGGACGCCTGGCAGCAGGCCAACCTGCCGCTGCAGCCGGCGCAACCCGTGCCCTTCCCCTGA
- a CDS encoding response regulator transcription factor, translating into MNIVLVDDHAVVRQGYASLLRTVLPAMLVREAASGEQALARVQEQVPNLVIMDFGLPGISGLETTRRLRQRLPQLRVLFFSMHDELPLVRQALEAGASGYLTKNSAPEVLIEAVQRVLAGHAYIEQPLATQLACMSQQSTSDPRLQRMTQRELEIFTMLAKGTPMRVIAEQLCISAKTVSNHLTLLKSKLQVSSHAELVHLGINLGVVKVGG; encoded by the coding sequence ATGAATATCGTATTGGTCGATGACCATGCTGTGGTCCGCCAGGGCTATGCCAGCCTGCTGCGCACGGTATTGCCGGCGATGCTGGTGCGTGAGGCCGCCAGTGGTGAACAGGCCTTGGCCCGGGTTCAGGAGCAAGTGCCGAACCTGGTGATCATGGACTTTGGCCTGCCGGGTATCAGTGGCCTGGAAACCACCCGCCGCCTGCGCCAGCGCCTGCCTCAGCTACGGGTGCTGTTTTTCAGCATGCACGACGAGTTGCCGCTGGTGCGTCAGGCACTGGAAGCCGGGGCTTCGGGCTACCTGACCAAGAACTCGGCGCCCGAGGTGTTGATCGAGGCGGTGCAGCGGGTGCTGGCCGGGCATGCCTACATCGAACAGCCCTTGGCTACGCAGTTGGCGTGCATGTCGCAACAAAGCACCAGCGACCCGCGCTTGCAGCGCATGACCCAGCGTGAACTGGAGATTTTCACGATGCTGGCCAAAGGTACGCCGATGCGGGTGATTGCCGAGCAGCTGTGCATCAGCGCCAAGACTGTGTCCAATCATTTGACCTTGCTCAAGAGCAAGTTGCAGGTCAGTTCGCATGCCGAGCTGGTGCACCTGGGCATCAACCTGGGGGTGGTGAAGGTGGGGGGGTGA
- a CDS encoding ABC transporter substrate-binding protein → MRQPAHLALTCLLALAATLSAPLAPAAQGQPAAPLQVRIGYLGYRPDPGPLLSNVIPEPADAGRQGAELAIVDSNSTGRFLKQQFQLTNATVDSPEALLQAAKAQHDQGLRLFVVNAPAASLRALSAALPDSLLFNAGSPDDSLRSSQCLGNVLHSLPGRAMLADALVQLLVLRKWQRALLVVGQTEDDQAYAAALRRSVKRFGMQLVAEKTWTFDNDQRRSAQADMPLFTQTAEYDVVLVADERGDFGEYLPYQTWYPRPVAGTQGLTPTGWHKTVETFGAAQLQKRFEAQAGRWMNDRDFAAWMAVRSIASAASKLRQAEPRALQQLLLSEQLPLDGFKGRKLSYRPWNGELRQPIPLVQPRALVSTSPQEGFLHPFNEMDSLGYDKPEVTCRYP, encoded by the coding sequence ATGCGCCAGCCTGCCCACCTTGCCCTGACCTGCCTGCTGGCCCTGGCCGCGACGCTGTCTGCGCCGCTGGCGCCCGCCGCTCAGGGCCAACCCGCAGCACCCCTGCAAGTGCGCATCGGCTACCTGGGCTATCGGCCCGACCCCGGACCGCTGCTGTCCAATGTCATTCCTGAGCCTGCCGACGCCGGGCGGCAAGGTGCCGAGCTGGCGATTGTCGACAGCAACAGCACCGGGCGCTTCCTGAAGCAGCAATTCCAGCTGACCAACGCCACTGTCGACAGCCCCGAGGCCCTGCTGCAGGCAGCGAAGGCGCAGCACGACCAGGGCCTGCGGCTGTTTGTGGTGAATGCCCCGGCCGCCAGCCTGCGCGCGTTGTCTGCCGCCTTGCCCGACAGCCTGTTGTTCAACGCCGGCAGCCCCGACGACAGCCTGCGCAGCAGCCAGTGCCTGGGCAATGTGCTGCACAGCCTGCCAGGGCGGGCCATGCTGGCCGATGCACTGGTGCAATTGCTGGTGCTGCGCAAGTGGCAGCGGGCGCTGCTGGTGGTTGGCCAGACCGAAGACGACCAGGCCTACGCCGCCGCCCTGCGCCGTTCGGTGAAGCGCTTTGGCATGCAACTGGTCGCGGAGAAGACCTGGACCTTCGACAATGACCAGCGCCGCAGCGCCCAGGCCGACATGCCGCTGTTCACCCAAACCGCCGAATACGACGTGGTGCTGGTGGCCGACGAGCGCGGCGACTTTGGCGAGTACCTGCCCTACCAGACCTGGTACCCCCGCCCCGTGGCCGGCACCCAGGGCCTGACCCCCACCGGCTGGCACAAGACCGTCGAAACCTTTGGCGCCGCGCAGTTGCAAAAACGCTTCGAAGCCCAGGCCGGGCGCTGGATGAATGACCGCGACTTTGCCGCCTGGATGGCCGTGCGCAGCATTGCCAGCGCAGCCAGCAAGCTGCGCCAGGCCGAACCCCGCGCGCTACAACAACTGCTGCTCAGCGAACAATTGCCACTGGATGGTTTCAAGGGCCGCAAGCTCAGCTACCGCCCGTGGAATGGCGAACTGCGCCAGCCAATCCCGCTGGTGCAGCCGCGCGCCCTGGTCAGCACTTCGCCGCAGGAGGGCTTCCTGCACCCTTTCAACGAAATGGACAGCCTGGGCTACGACAAGCCCGAAGTGACCTGCCGCTACCCCTGA
- a CDS encoding HAMP domain-containing sensor histidine kinase produces the protein MRLVNLSALWRINLWVTFCFALVALACAGVLLHQAVADVERELQSAEAVVAYLGDTAEHDPASLQPRLTQSLRHVRVHWLAPGEAPQLPPQTGLDAWLGHQLFGERHSSSRLLDLNDGRRVLIAVDPRDEIDEVWDSLQQLLGLCGLALLLSLLTIRWAVRRAMGLLDELLCALRQVSGGQLTARLREAGLPEARQLAAYFNRMTATLEQARADNAQLTQALLAAQEQERTQLAQALHDDLGQYLAGIRAQLCLLRMVAEQPAVVTQTAHDLELNCERLQQGFRALVHNLYPVALHYMPLAEAFGLLVSQWQASQGIECRLRVGEHLPALPGASRTHLYRLLQEALTNVARHAGASQVRVRLQRSAKGLRLFIRDNGRGAHPPQRPGVGLHSMAERARSLGGELHILSRPGGGWALALNIPKEV, from the coding sequence GTGCGCCTTGTCAACCTGTCGGCCCTGTGGCGGATCAACCTGTGGGTCACGTTCTGTTTCGCTTTGGTGGCGCTGGCCTGTGCCGGCGTGTTGTTGCACCAGGCGGTGGCTGATGTAGAACGTGAGTTGCAGTCTGCCGAAGCGGTGGTGGCGTACCTCGGTGACACTGCCGAACACGACCCGGCAAGCCTGCAACCCCGGCTGACCCAGAGCCTGCGCCATGTGCGGGTGCACTGGCTGGCGCCGGGTGAAGCGCCGCAGTTACCGCCGCAAACCGGGCTGGATGCCTGGCTGGGCCACCAGCTGTTTGGCGAGCGCCACAGCAGCAGCCGGCTGCTGGACCTGAATGACGGGCGCCGGGTGTTGATCGCTGTCGATCCGCGGGATGAGATCGACGAAGTCTGGGACTCCCTGCAGCAACTGCTTGGCCTGTGTGGCCTGGCCTTGCTGCTGAGCTTGCTGACCATCCGCTGGGCGGTACGGCGCGCCATGGGCCTGCTGGATGAACTGCTGTGCGCCTTGCGCCAGGTTTCGGGCGGGCAGTTGACTGCGCGCTTGCGCGAAGCGGGCCTGCCGGAGGCACGCCAGCTGGCGGCGTACTTCAACCGTATGACCGCGACGCTGGAGCAGGCCCGGGCCGACAATGCGCAGCTGACCCAGGCACTGCTAGCAGCACAGGAGCAAGAGCGTACCCAGCTGGCGCAGGCGCTGCACGACGACCTGGGGCAATACCTGGCAGGTATTCGTGCCCAACTCTGTCTGTTGCGTATGGTGGCCGAGCAACCTGCGGTGGTGACACAGACGGCGCACGACCTCGAACTCAATTGCGAGCGCCTCCAGCAAGGTTTTCGCGCCCTGGTGCACAACCTGTATCCGGTGGCGCTGCACTACATGCCGCTGGCCGAGGCGTTCGGCCTGCTGGTGAGCCAGTGGCAGGCCAGCCAGGGCATCGAATGCCGGCTGCGGGTAGGCGAGCACTTGCCGGCGCTGCCCGGGGCGAGCAGAACGCACTTGTACCGCTTGCTGCAAGAGGCGCTGACCAACGTCGCCCGACATGCCGGCGCAAGCCAGGTGCGGGTGCGCCTGCAGCGCAGTGCCAAGGGTTTGCGCCTGTTCATTCGCGACAATGGCCGCGGTGCGCACCCGCCCCAGCGCCCAGGGGTAGGTCTGCACTCGATGGCCGAGCGTGCACGCAGCCTTGGGGGGGAGCTGCACATCTTGAGCCGCCCGGGTGGCGGCTGGGCGCTGGCCCTGAACATTCCCAAGGAGGTGTGA
- a CDS encoding pentapeptide repeat-containing protein produces MNYLPFALLLVLSPALAVSADDVGNDAPLTINGCVIAEASQCPGANLRGANLANQDLRKMNLAGADLRDADLRHARLDLANLEKARLQGANLTRASLQQSNLRVADLSDSKLVAIQGWGLFAQGAQFEKADLSAAYLQFARLSGAKLQQANLQAADLEMAWLSKADLQGANLSDANLQEAKFGQSNLARADLRGARQHYGNFQEANMEGCKGCPDTWDN; encoded by the coding sequence ATGAACTACCTGCCATTTGCCTTGCTGTTGGTACTGTCCCCTGCCTTGGCCGTGAGTGCCGACGACGTTGGCAACGATGCCCCCTTGACCATCAATGGCTGCGTCATTGCCGAAGCCAGCCAGTGCCCGGGGGCCAACCTGCGCGGTGCCAACCTGGCCAACCAGGACCTGCGCAAGATGAACCTGGCCGGCGCCGACCTGCGTGATGCCGACCTGCGCCATGCCCGGCTGGACCTGGCCAACCTGGAAAAAGCCCGGCTGCAGGGCGCCAACCTGACCCGCGCCAGCCTGCAACAGAGCAACCTGCGTGTGGCTGACCTGAGCGACAGCAAGTTGGTGGCCATTCAGGGCTGGGGCTTGTTCGCCCAAGGGGCACAGTTTGAAAAGGCCGACCTCAGTGCAGCCTACTTGCAGTTCGCCAGGCTGTCCGGGGCGAAGCTGCAGCAGGCAAACTTGCAGGCGGCGGACCTGGAGATGGCCTGGCTGAGCAAGGCTGATCTGCAAGGGGCCAACCTGAGCGATGCCAACCTGCAAGAGGCCAAGTTTGGCCAGAGCAACCTGGCGCGTGCCGATTTGCGCGGTGCGCGGCAGCATTACGGGAATTTCCAGGAGGCCAACATGGAGGGGTGCAAGGGATGCCCGGATACATGGGACAACTGA
- a CDS encoding ABC transporter permease translates to MNAYWQCFNGIMLREWLRFVLQRTRLLSALVRPLLWLLVFAAGFRAALGIAIIEPYDTYIPYEVYIIPGLACMILLFNGMQGSLSMVYDREMGSMRVLLTSPLPRPFLLGSKLLATSLISLLQVYAFLAIAWLYGVQPPAAGLLLALPALLLVAFMLSALGLLLSNAIRQLENFAGVMNFVIFPLFFLSSALYPLWKMREASQWLYWLCAVNPFTHAVELVRFALYERLNLLALAVCLGLTALFTVLAILTFNPQHAALRKPR, encoded by the coding sequence ATGAACGCCTACTGGCAATGTTTCAACGGCATCATGCTGCGCGAATGGCTGCGCTTCGTGTTGCAGCGCACACGCCTGCTCAGTGCCCTGGTGCGCCCGCTGCTGTGGTTGCTGGTGTTCGCCGCCGGGTTTCGCGCGGCGCTGGGCATTGCCATCATCGAGCCCTACGACACCTATATCCCTTACGAGGTGTACATCATTCCGGGCCTGGCCTGCATGATCTTGCTGTTCAACGGCATGCAAGGCTCACTGTCGATGGTCTATGACCGGGAGATGGGCAGCATGCGCGTGCTGTTGACCAGCCCATTGCCGCGGCCGTTCCTGCTGGGCAGCAAGCTGTTGGCGACGTCGTTGATTTCCCTGCTGCAAGTCTATGCCTTCCTCGCCATCGCCTGGCTCTACGGCGTGCAGCCACCGGCTGCAGGCTTGCTGCTGGCGCTGCCGGCATTGCTGCTGGTGGCGTTCATGCTCAGCGCCCTGGGGCTGTTGCTGTCGAACGCGATCCGCCAGCTGGAGAATTTTGCCGGGGTGATGAATTTCGTGATCTTCCCGCTGTTTTTCCTGTCTTCGGCGTTGTACCCGCTGTGGAAGATGCGCGAGGCCAGCCAGTGGTTGTACTGGCTGTGTGCTGTGAACCCGTTTACCCATGCCGTGGAACTGGTGCGGTTTGCCCTTTATGAGCGGCTGAACCTGCTGGCGCTGGCGGTGTGCCTGGGGTTGACCGCCTTGTTTACTGTGCTGGCGATACTCACCTTCAACCCCCAGCATGCGGCGCTGCGCAAGCCCCGCTGA
- a CDS encoding ABC transporter ATP-binding protein, which produces MNALDVSDVSFAYGSREALKHVGFSLAPGRFAALLGPNGAGKSTLIALLTRLYDLQHGDIRVSGCSLRNAARPALRQLGVVFQQSTLDLDLSVEQNLRYHAALHGLSRRQSTLRVEAELARQGLGERRRDRVRELNIGHRRRVEIARALLHEPRLLLLDEASVGLDPASRLALNQHLRLLCREQQLSVLWATHLLDEVQPSDDLLILHQGRLVASGTADALSLEHGGDLDNAFARLTSAHSGANVR; this is translated from the coding sequence ATGAACGCCCTGGACGTCAGTGATGTGAGCTTCGCCTACGGCTCGCGCGAAGCGCTCAAGCATGTGGGTTTCAGCCTGGCGCCCGGGCGCTTCGCCGCGCTGCTGGGCCCCAATGGCGCCGGCAAGTCGACCTTGATCGCCCTGCTTACCCGCCTGTACGACCTGCAGCACGGCGACATCCGCGTGAGCGGCTGCTCGCTGCGTAATGCCGCACGCCCGGCGTTGCGCCAGCTGGGCGTGGTGTTTCAGCAAAGCACCCTGGACCTGGACCTGAGCGTGGAACAGAACCTGCGCTACCACGCCGCGCTGCATGGCCTGTCGCGGCGCCAGAGCACCCTGCGGGTCGAAGCCGAACTGGCCCGCCAGGGCCTTGGCGAACGCCGCCGCGATCGTGTACGCGAGCTGAACATCGGCCATCGGCGCCGGGTGGAAATTGCCCGCGCGCTGCTGCATGAACCGCGCCTGCTGCTGCTCGACGAAGCCAGCGTCGGCCTCGACCCGGCTAGCCGCCTGGCGCTCAACCAGCACCTGCGCCTTTTGTGCCGCGAGCAGCAGCTCAGTGTACTTTGGGCCACCCACCTGCTGGACGAAGTACAGCCCAGCGATGACCTGCTTATTCTGCATCAGGGGCGCCTGGTGGCCAGTGGCACCGCCGATGCGCTAAGCCTGGAGCACGGCGGCGACCTTGACAACGCCTTTGCCCGCCTGACCAGCGCCCACTCAGGAGCCAACGTCCGATGA